One Candidatus Ornithobacterium hominis genomic region harbors:
- a CDS encoding rhodanese-like domain-containing protein, translated as MPKLFKYLFFRKVMKETTLDAIKNPQTTFIDVRNSEELEEDGALEKAKHIPLIELPERIEEIKTYATPIVIFCKSGGRAGRAKEFLDENGFEKVFNGGGYTDVMEILNNQN; from the coding sequence ATGCCGAAATTATTTAAATATTTATTTTTTAGAAAAGTGATGAAAGAAACGACTTTAGATGCTATAAAAAATCCTCAAACAACGTTTATTGACGTTAGAAATTCAGAGGAATTAGAAGAAGATGGTGCTTTAGAAAAAGCAAAACACATCCCCCTCATTGAGCTACCCGAGAGGATAGAAGAAATCAAAACCTATGCTACACCTATTGTGATTTTTTGCAAAAGTGGAGGCAGAGCAGGGCGAGCAAAAGAATTTTTGGATGAAAATGGTTTTGAAAAAGTTTTTAACGGCGGTGGCTATACCGACGTGATGGAAATTTTAAATAACCAAAATTAA
- the rplU gene encoding 50S ribosomal protein L21: MYAIVEIAGLQYKVEQDQQLYVNRLKGNEGDSLTFDKVLLTDNGNITVGAPAIENMTVEAKILEHVKGDKVIIFKKKRRKGYQKKNGFRAALTKIEIISIGGNREEKKESKKVAEPKKSASKNDKLTKIEGIGPKVQELLNENNIYTFSDLANSKADDIKAILEPKGGIYAAMDPTTWPEQAQLAADGKFDELNAFQEKLNGGRK, from the coding sequence ATGTATGCAATTGTAGAGATAGCAGGGCTTCAGTACAAAGTTGAGCAAGATCAGCAGTTGTATGTTAACCGTCTGAAAGGAAATGAAGGTGATTCATTAACTTTTGATAAAGTTTTATTGACTGATAACGGTAACATTACTGTAGGCGCCCCAGCTATAGAAAACATGACTGTAGAAGCAAAAATCCTAGAGCATGTGAAAGGTGATAAAGTTATCATTTTTAAAAAGAAAAGAAGAAAAGGTTACCAAAAGAAAAATGGTTTCCGTGCTGCTTTGACAAAGATTGAAATTATTTCTATCGGTGGAAATAGAGAAGAAAAAAAAGAGAGTAAAAAAGTAGCCGAGCCTAAAAAAAGTGCTTCTAAAAATGATAAGTTGACTAAAATTGAAGGTATTGGGCCAAAAGTTCAAGAATTATTGAACGAAAATAACATCTATACTTTCAGTGATTTGGCAAACTCCAAAGCAGATGACATCAAAGCTATTTTGGAACCAAAAGGTGGAATCTATGCTGCTATGGACCCAACAACTTGGCCAGAACAAGCTCAATTAGCTGCAGATGGGAAATTTGATGAATTAAATGCCTTTCAGGAAAAACTGAATGGTGGTAGGAAATAA
- the rpmA gene encoding 50S ribosomal protein L27, giving the protein MAHKKGVGSSKNGRDSESKRLGVKIYGGEKCIAGNIIVRQRGTKHHPGNNVGIGKDHTLYALIDGKVVFRKKKDNKSYVSVEAVN; this is encoded by the coding sequence ATGGCACACAAAAAAGGAGTCGGTAGTTCAAAAAACGGTCGTGATTCGGAATCCAAACGCTTGGGTGTGAAAATCTACGGTGGCGAAAAGTGTATTGCTGGCAATATCATAGTAAGACAAAGAGGTACAAAACATCACCCTGGAAACAATGTAGGCATCGGCAAAGATCATACTTTGTATGCCTTGATTGATGGGAAAGTTGTTTTTCGTAAGAAGAAAGATAATAAATCTTATGTTTCTGTAGAGGCTGTAAATTAA
- a CDS encoding aldose epimerase family protein codes for MQSFKKEEFGHYKNQEIDKITLTNDNGFQISIINLGAIIQSIKLPEGFAKRELTLGFNDLAGYLSPEYRENYPYFGAVIGRHSSRILNGETQINGKKISLKKNHAGHHLHGGEIGFDSKVWKFENFDNSRVTLSLFSPDGDENYPGNLNVEVTYELNDENEITVSYSAKTDQPTIINLTQHTYFNLNQSCDSILKDEIKINAKRILEFNSDVVPTGGIMDVENTKFDFSMFKMIPAEIDNSFLVESDKKPAGVLRNEDQTIEMKVYTNQKILHIYSGFYIPELKPEGRRATQPNAGVCFETQGFLDAENHEKFPSNVLNSNDIYNHKTKFSFKF; via the coding sequence ATGCAAAGTTTTAAAAAAGAAGAGTTTGGGCATTACAAAAATCAAGAAATTGACAAAATAACTTTGACCAACGATAATGGATTTCAAATAAGTATCATTAATTTAGGAGCTATCATTCAATCTATCAAACTTCCTGAGGGGTTTGCTAAAAGAGAATTAACTTTGGGATTCAATGACTTAGCTGGTTATTTATCTCCTGAATACCGAGAGAACTATCCTTATTTTGGGGCAGTGATTGGGAGACATTCTAGCAGAATACTAAATGGTGAAACTCAAATTAATGGAAAAAAAATAAGCCTTAAAAAAAATCATGCTGGGCATCATCTACATGGTGGTGAAATTGGTTTTGATTCTAAAGTTTGGAAATTTGAAAATTTTGATAATAGTAGAGTTACATTATCTTTATTTTCACCCGACGGAGACGAGAATTACCCTGGGAATTTGAATGTAGAGGTTACCTACGAACTTAATGATGAAAATGAAATTACTGTTTCTTATTCGGCTAAAACAGATCAGCCTACCATTATCAATTTAACTCAACATACGTATTTTAATCTCAATCAATCTTGTGATTCCATTTTGAAGGATGAGATAAAAATTAATGCTAAAAGAATCTTGGAATTTAATAGCGATGTGGTGCCGACTGGAGGAATAATGGATGTGGAAAATACTAAATTTGATTTTTCTATGTTTAAGATGATTCCTGCTGAGATTGATAATTCTTTTTTGGTAGAATCTGATAAAAAACCTGCGGGAGTTCTGAGAAATGAAGACCAAACGATAGAAATGAAGGTTTATACTAATCAGAAAATTCTACATATTTATAGTGGTTTTTATATTCCTGAACTAAAGCCTGAGGGCCGAAGAGCTACCCAACCTAATGCGGGTGTTTGCTTTGAAACGCAAGGATTTTTAGATGCAGAAAATCATGAGAAATTCCCCAGTAATGTGTTAAATTCTAACGATATTTACAATCACAAGACTAAGTTTAGTTTTAAATTTTAA
- a CDS encoding galactokinase, translated as MKDFLKEEFKKVYNSTPDFYYFAPARVNLIGEHIDYNGGLVMPAALENGTYLTLRITNDKKLHFHSLNFPEENFDFELTGDKYTKKENFWVNYPLGVINAFMEKGFGLDTGMEFLFYGNIPNGGGLSSSASIEVVMAFALNSLLNAGLNRTQIALLAQKVENEFVGVNCGIMDQFAVSQGKEEHAIILDCQNLNFDYAPFVLEDHKLVIINTNKERKLADSKYNERRATCEEALEILNQQGKNYPDLCSVPMEYFESHHGELNEEQLKRVRHVISEQQRVLKSKEALANNDIKLFAQLMNESHTSLKNDYEVTGNELDTVNEESLKLPYVIGCRMTGAGFGGCAIAIVEKDKVEEYKSTLKEKYTEKIGYAPSIYEMNISDGVKEL; from the coding sequence ATGAAAGACTTTTTAAAAGAAGAGTTTAAAAAAGTATATAACTCTACCCCTGATTTTTATTATTTTGCTCCAGCTCGTGTCAATTTAATTGGAGAGCATATTGACTACAATGGTGGGCTGGTGATGCCTGCTGCTTTGGAAAATGGAACTTACCTTACGCTGAGAATAACTAACGATAAAAAACTACATTTTCATAGTCTAAACTTTCCTGAAGAAAATTTTGATTTTGAATTAACTGGTGATAAATATACTAAAAAGGAGAATTTCTGGGTAAATTACCCTCTTGGTGTCATCAATGCTTTTATGGAAAAGGGCTTTGGATTAGATACTGGCATGGAATTTTTATTTTACGGAAACATTCCCAATGGCGGTGGCTTATCATCTTCGGCTTCTATAGAAGTAGTAATGGCTTTTGCTTTAAATTCTTTACTAAACGCTGGCTTAAATCGAACTCAGATTGCACTTTTAGCTCAAAAAGTTGAAAATGAATTTGTTGGTGTGAATTGTGGTATTATGGATCAATTTGCTGTGAGCCAAGGGAAAGAAGAGCATGCCATTATTCTAGATTGCCAAAACTTAAATTTTGATTATGCTCCTTTTGTGTTAGAAGATCATAAATTAGTCATCATCAATACAAATAAGGAACGGAAATTAGCTGATTCTAAATACAATGAACGCCGTGCTACTTGTGAAGAGGCTTTAGAAATTTTAAATCAGCAAGGGAAAAATTACCCTGACTTATGCAGTGTCCCGATGGAATACTTTGAGTCTCACCATGGGGAATTAAATGAAGAGCAACTAAAGAGAGTGCGCCATGTGATAAGTGAGCAGCAGCGGGTTTTGAAAAGTAAAGAAGCTTTAGCCAATAATGATATTAAATTATTTGCTCAATTGATGAATGAAAGCCATACTTCATTAAAAAATGACTACGAAGTAACTGGTAATGAATTAGATACTGTGAATGAAGAAAGCCTTAAACTTCCCTATGTCATAGGTTGTCGAATGACTGGAGCTGGCTTTGGTGGTTGTGCTATTGCTATCGTCGAAAAAGATAAAGTGGAGGAATATAAGTCTACTTTAAAAGAAAAATATACTGAAAAAATTGGATATGCACCATCGATTTATGAAATGAATATCAGTGATGGTGTTAAGGAATTATAA
- a CDS encoding sodium/sugar symporter, with translation MNSEFSTVDIVVFIVYAIVILAVGLYVSRGKKGEEKTAEDYFLAGKSLPWWAIGASLIAANISAEQFIGMSGSGFAIGLAIASYEWMAAITLLIVAKFFMPVFINHGLYTIPEFIEKRFSTNLKTILATFWIALFIFVNLTSVLYLGAKALDTIIGIGDGSSIMPFIIGLALFSAAYSIWGGLSAVAWTDVIQVVLLIIGGLITTFIALDHVAPDGGIINGINYVYDNANSRFHMIISKDNPEFMNLPGIAVLVGGLWVANLYYWGFNQYIIQRALAAKSLREAQKGLAFAGFLKLIIPLIVVIPGIIAYVMYTEDIQGAKEIFSKANGGIDYDRAYPWLINTFIPTGLKGLVVAALSAAIVSSLASMLNSTSTIFTMDIYKPYFNKKASSKKLVNIGRLASLIALIIATLLAKSLGSIDQMFQYIQEWTGLVSPGILAVFLLGLFWKKTNTTGAIIGVLASIPFALALKFLPLEMPFMDQMFYTLITSMVIIAGVSLTMSEGDDNPKGIPLYSKTFQTGKGFNIAAYAILLITALLYIIFW, from the coding sequence ATGAATAGTGAATTTTCAACTGTAGACATTGTTGTATTCATTGTCTACGCCATTGTAATTTTAGCCGTAGGTTTATACGTTTCTCGAGGGAAAAAGGGGGAAGAAAAAACGGCAGAAGATTATTTTTTAGCAGGGAAGTCTTTACCCTGGTGGGCGATTGGCGCCTCTTTGATTGCTGCTAATATTTCAGCCGAACAGTTTATAGGGATGTCAGGTTCGGGTTTTGCTATCGGTTTAGCTATTGCTTCTTATGAATGGATGGCGGCTATAACTTTACTGATTGTAGCCAAATTTTTTATGCCTGTTTTCATCAATCATGGACTTTATACTATTCCTGAATTTATCGAAAAACGCTTTAGCACTAATCTGAAAACCATTTTAGCCACTTTTTGGATTGCACTTTTCATCTTCGTGAATTTAACCTCAGTTTTATACCTAGGAGCTAAAGCTTTAGATACCATAATTGGTATTGGCGATGGCTCCAGCATCATGCCTTTCATTATTGGTTTAGCTCTTTTCTCAGCAGCTTATTCCATTTGGGGTGGTTTATCTGCAGTAGCTTGGACTGACGTCATTCAAGTCGTGCTATTAATTATTGGTGGGTTGATTACCACCTTCATCGCTCTAGACCATGTGGCACCCGATGGAGGTATAATTAATGGAATAAATTATGTCTATGATAACGCCAATTCACGTTTCCACATGATTATTTCTAAAGATAATCCAGAATTCATGAACTTACCAGGAATTGCTGTTCTCGTTGGTGGATTGTGGGTAGCCAACTTATACTACTGGGGGTTTAATCAATATATTATCCAGAGAGCTTTAGCTGCAAAAAGCTTGAGAGAAGCACAAAAAGGTCTAGCCTTTGCTGGTTTCTTAAAATTAATCATCCCTTTAATTGTCGTCATTCCAGGTATTATTGCTTATGTAATGTACACCGAAGACATTCAAGGTGCTAAAGAAATTTTCTCTAAAGCCAACGGTGGAATCGACTATGACAGAGCTTACCCTTGGCTGATTAACACCTTCATACCTACAGGATTGAAGGGCCTAGTCGTAGCAGCACTTTCAGCCGCAATTGTTTCGTCTTTGGCCTCTATGCTAAACTCCACTTCTACAATTTTCACGATGGATATTTATAAACCTTATTTTAATAAAAAGGCTAGTTCAAAAAAATTAGTGAATATCGGGCGTTTGGCATCATTAATTGCTTTGATTATAGCCACATTATTAGCAAAATCTTTAGGTTCTATAGACCAAATGTTCCAATACATTCAAGAATGGACAGGATTAGTTAGTCCAGGAATTTTAGCCGTATTTTTACTTGGTTTGTTCTGGAAGAAAACCAATACAACAGGAGCAATCATCGGCGTTTTAGCCTCTATCCCATTTGCTTTAGCATTAAAATTCCTTCCGCTAGAAATGCCGTTTATGGATCAAATGTTTTATACATTAATTACCTCTATGGTCATAATAGCTGGAGTATCTTTGACTATGAGCGAAGGCGACGACAACCCAAAAGGTATCCCGTTGTATTCTAAAACCTTTCAAACAGGGAAGGGTTTTAACATTGCAGCTTATGCCATTCTTTTGATTACAGCTTTACTTTACATCATATTTTGGTAA
- a CDS encoding J domain-containing protein has translation MSFINYYKILGINKDASQADIKKAYRKLARQHHPDLNPNDKEAQQKFQQLNEANEVLSDPEKRKKYDEYGENWIHAEEIEKMKRQHGQSPNGGKNPFDSGGQAWSEAYSGNFDESQFSDFFSNLFGGAQSGFRNRGSSRNQFRGQDLNAELQLNLHQVYTTHKQELNVNGKNIRITIPAGIADGQTIKLKSYGSPGINGGPAGDLYISIHLNNSSIFSRKGDDLYKTEKLDLYTAVLGGEKTIETFDGKVKLKIKPGTQNGTQVKLKGKGFPVYKKENHFGDLYVTYQVELPTSLSEKEKELFNQLKNLK, from the coding sequence ATGTCCTTTATAAATTATTACAAAATTCTAGGTATCAATAAAGATGCAAGCCAAGCAGACATCAAAAAAGCTTATCGCAAATTAGCACGTCAGCATCACCCAGATTTAAACCCTAATGACAAAGAAGCTCAGCAAAAATTTCAGCAACTGAATGAAGCCAATGAAGTCCTAAGCGACCCCGAAAAACGTAAGAAATACGATGAATACGGCGAAAACTGGATACATGCCGAAGAAATTGAGAAAATGAAACGTCAGCATGGGCAATCGCCCAATGGAGGCAAAAATCCTTTTGACAGTGGCGGGCAAGCTTGGTCTGAGGCCTATAGCGGAAATTTTGATGAAAGTCAATTTTCTGACTTCTTTAGTAATTTATTTGGCGGAGCACAAAGTGGTTTCAGAAATCGAGGAAGTAGCCGAAATCAATTCAGAGGTCAAGATCTAAACGCTGAGCTTCAACTAAATCTCCACCAGGTTTATACCACACACAAACAAGAATTGAACGTGAATGGTAAAAATATAAGAATCACCATCCCTGCTGGAATTGCTGATGGACAAACCATAAAGTTAAAATCCTATGGCTCTCCTGGCATTAATGGCGGACCAGCGGGCGATTTGTATATTAGCATTCATTTAAACAACTCCAGCATTTTCTCAAGAAAAGGAGATGATTTGTACAAGACTGAAAAATTAGATTTGTACACAGCAGTTTTAGGTGGTGAAAAAACCATAGAAACCTTTGACGGAAAAGTGAAATTGAAAATCAAACCAGGTACACAAAATGGAACCCAAGTGAAACTAAAAGGTAAAGGATTCCCTGTCTACAAAAAAGAAAATCATTTTGGGGATTTATACGTTACTTATCAGGTTGAGCTACCTACTTCTTTATCAGAAAAAGAGAAGGAATTGTTTAATCAGCTTAAAAATTTGAAATAA
- a CDS encoding chaperone modulator CbpM, translated as MERRYIKITEYCKQTNVEKNFISELNQEGIIQLKIRDDDDYLDEEFLADLEMFSRWHYDLGINLAGIDAMRHLLNRIEKLQEEIQSLKRLNQI; from the coding sequence ATGGAACGCAGATATATTAAAATCACAGAGTATTGTAAGCAGACGAATGTTGAAAAAAACTTTATTTCAGAGTTAAATCAAGAAGGCATTATTCAATTGAAAATCAGGGATGATGACGATTATCTCGATGAAGAGTTCTTGGCTGACCTAGAAATGTTTAGTCGCTGGCATTATGATTTAGGCATAAACCTCGCTGGCATAGACGCCATGCGGCATTTACTGAACCGAATAGAAAAATTGCAAGAGGAAATTCAATCCCTCAAACGCTTAAATCAAATTTAA
- a CDS encoding mechanosensitive ion channel family protein, translated as MQENTQNIVSATENLDFNVLNWDWNNMSDKIFTYGLQTIGAILIMIVGFWLAERLSKIIIIGLRRPNISISMLNFIKSLISIIFKILVLLVALSTVGFEVTAFVALLGGLAVGVGMALQGSLSNLAGGILILLFKPFKIGDYIQSLDKKGTVTEISVLQTVLLTPDMRTVILPNGNVFNNPIENYSKHGMRRVEIKIGIGYDDDFDKAKEILLEVFKNEPLILDEKDYVLEIDEFGDSSVNLAMYGYARAENYLKAKWKLNRSAKKALDENGFSIPFPQRDLHLVTVDNKKAQFKINQENN; from the coding sequence ATGCAAGAAAATACACAAAATATAGTGAGTGCTACAGAAAATCTTGATTTCAATGTCTTGAATTGGGATTGGAATAATATGTCAGATAAAATTTTCACCTATGGGCTGCAAACTATCGGTGCTATTCTTATCATGATTGTTGGATTTTGGCTAGCAGAAAGACTTTCTAAAATAATTATAATAGGCTTAAGGCGGCCAAACATTAGCATTTCAATGCTAAACTTCATTAAAAGTCTCATTAGTATAATTTTTAAAATTTTAGTTCTGCTAGTTGCATTAAGTACTGTTGGGTTTGAAGTTACAGCTTTTGTAGCCCTTTTAGGTGGTTTAGCTGTGGGAGTTGGGATGGCGTTGCAAGGAAGTTTATCAAATTTAGCAGGAGGAATTTTAATACTTTTATTTAAGCCATTTAAAATCGGAGACTACATTCAATCTCTTGATAAAAAAGGGACTGTAACTGAAATTTCTGTTCTGCAAACAGTCTTGCTGACTCCAGATATGAGAACCGTGATTTTGCCTAATGGGAATGTTTTTAATAATCCCATAGAGAATTACTCTAAACATGGGATGAGAAGAGTTGAAATTAAAATTGGTATTGGATACGATGATGATTTTGATAAAGCTAAAGAAATTTTACTAGAAGTGTTTAAAAATGAACCTCTTATACTTGATGAGAAAGACTATGTTTTAGAAATCGATGAATTTGGAGATAGTAGTGTTAATTTAGCAATGTACGGCTATGCCAGAGCAGAAAATTATTTGAAAGCAAAATGGAAATTAAATCGATCTGCTAAGAAAGCTTTAGATGAGAATGGATTTAGCATTCCTTTTCCACAGCGGGATTTGCATTTGGTGACAGTGGATAATAAAAAAGCTCAATTTAAAATCAATCAAGAAAATAATTAG
- the rplI gene encoding 50S ribosomal protein L9, translating into MDVILNKDIENLGFEYEIVSVKPGYGRNFLIPQGLAKLATPANREVLNKILEDRREQEEAAIEKAKKIVSSIEGLTIEISAKVGEGDKLFGSINNADLTKYLNDKGVEIERKHVQILGKNIKRLGRYHVLVKPHRDVAREFTFDVVPE; encoded by the coding sequence ATGGACGTAATTTTAAATAAAGACATAGAAAATCTTGGTTTTGAATATGAAATTGTTTCTGTAAAACCAGGATACGGTAGAAATTTTTTAATCCCTCAAGGTTTAGCAAAATTAGCAACACCTGCCAATCGTGAAGTGTTAAATAAAATCTTAGAAGATAGGAGAGAGCAAGAGGAAGCAGCTATAGAAAAAGCTAAAAAAATTGTTTCTTCTATAGAAGGTTTAACTATTGAAATTTCTGCAAAAGTAGGTGAAGGAGATAAATTATTTGGTTCTATCAATAACGCAGATTTGACGAAATATTTAAACGATAAAGGTGTAGAAATAGAGCGTAAACACGTTCAAATTTTAGGGAAAAACATTAAACGCTTGGGGCGTTACCATGTTTTGGTAAAACCACACAGAGATGTAGCGCGTGAATTCACTTTTGATGTTGTACCTGAATAA
- the rpsR gene encoding 30S ribosomal protein S18, producing the protein MAIDDLAKQVAEGGESEIRYLTPIDIETQSTEMFCRFRRFGIKYVDYKDPDFLLQFVNEQGKILPRRYTGTSLKYQRKVAQAVKRARHLALLPYETDLLK; encoded by the coding sequence ATGGCTATAGATGATTTAGCAAAACAGGTAGCAGAAGGAGGAGAATCTGAAATCAGGTACTTAACTCCGATAGATATAGAAACTCAATCAACAGAAATGTTCTGTCGATTCAGACGATTTGGAATCAAGTATGTTGATTATAAAGATCCAGATTTTTTACTTCAATTTGTAAATGAACAAGGTAAAATTTTACCAAGAAGATATACAGGAACATCTCTAAAGTATCAAAGAAAAGTAGCTCAAGCAGTCAAACGAGCTCGTCATTTAGCTTTGTTGCCTTATGAAACAGATTTATTAAAATAA
- the rpsF gene encoding 30S ribosomal protein S6: MNHYETVFILTPVLSDSQVEEAVKKVESFLKENNAEIVHQENWGLRKLAYPIQLKRNGFYNLIEFKAEGNTISDLELMFKRDERVIRYLTVKLDKHGVDWAEDRRKKKAEKNKN; the protein is encoded by the coding sequence ATGAATCATTATGAAACTGTTTTCATTTTAACTCCCGTTCTATCTGATTCTCAGGTAGAGGAAGCAGTTAAAAAAGTAGAAAGCTTTTTGAAAGAAAACAATGCAGAAATTGTGCATCAAGAAAACTGGGGTTTACGCAAATTAGCTTACCCAATCCAGTTGAAAAGAAATGGATTTTACAATCTGATTGAGTTTAAAGCAGAAGGTAACACCATCAGCGATTTAGAACTAATGTTTAAAAGAGATGAGCGTGTAATTAGATACCTTACCGTGAAATTAGATAAGCACGGAGTTGATTGGGCTGAGGATAGAAGAAAGAAAAAAGCAGAAAAAAATAAAAATTAA